GATCTACGACGGCCTGCTGGACAACGGCGTTCGGCCGTTTGTCGAGCTTAGCTTCATGCCGAAGAAGCTGGCATCCGACCCGAACGCCCTTCACCCCTTCTGGTACAAACAAAACGTCTCACCTCCCAAAGACTACGCCGACTGGGATGCAATGATTGCGGCCTTCGCTCAACATCTGATCGATCGCTATGGCCTCGATGAGGTCTCACATTGGAATTTTGAAGTATGGAACGAGCCCAACATCGACTTCTGGGCCGGAAAACCTGCCAAGGCAACTTACTTCGAACTCTACGACCACACCGCGCTCACACTCAAAAAGGTGAACCGTCGACTTCGTGTGGGTGGCCCGGCAACGGCACAGGCCGCCTGGACCGGCGATTTTCTTCGTCACTGCAAAGAGAAAAATATTCCCGTCGACTTCGCTTCAAGCCACGTCTATGCCAATGACACAGCCAAGGATGTCTTTCATACTGACGAAACGATCCCTCGCGATCGCATGGTCTGCCGTGCTGTTCGCAAAGTTCACGATGAGATTGCCGCTTCCCCGCTGCCATCGACTCCTCTCATCTTCAGCGAGTACAACGCCAGCTACGCCAACGAGCCCAACGTTACAGACTCCATTTACATGGGCCCCTGGCTGGCTGCGACAATCAGCCAATGCGACGGTCTGACGGAATCGATGAGCTACTGGACCTTCTCCGATGTCTTTGAGGAACAGGGCATCGTAAGATCGCCCTTCTATGGGGGATTCGGACTCCTTGCAGAAGATCACATCCCCAAGCCTGCCTATAATGCGTTCTTCATGCTCCACCAACTGGGAGATCGCCGTCTGCCTCTCGCCTCCGAATCCGCACTGGCAACGCGCCGATCTGATGGGGCAGTTGTAGTCGCTCTCTGGAACTATGCTCCACCAGACGGAACAGGTGCTTCATACACTCCGCCGCCCGCCAGCCGGGGTCTCTCGAAGACCTTTGCGCTTCAGGTAGCAGGCATTTCAGCCAACGCAGGCGCCACCATCCTTCGTCTCGATGAGGATCACGGAAACGTGATCAAGGCTTATGACGCGATGGGCCGCCCTCCTTTTCCTTCACGAAAACAGATCGCCGATCTGCGCAAAGCGGGCGAGCCTGCTCCACCTGAGCAGATGATGCTCAAAGATTCCCGCGTAACCGTTCAGGTTCCACCTCAGGGACTCGTTCTTATCACTTTCTTCAACCCGAAGGCGCGATAAACTCCATTGCTGGCTCGTCTCCAACTCTCTATGGCGGCTTCTATATGAAAGCCCGTCCAGCACATCAGATAACACGGCGCAACGCCACCCGTTTGCTTGCCGGGACGTTGCTCTCCGGCATTGGCGCACCTTCCCTCACAAGCCGCATCGCGTTGGCTGAACCGCAGCCGGCCGCACTCAATGCTGCTGACACTGCATTTCTTGAAGAGATGGAACGTCAGGCCTGCCTCTACTTTTACGAGCAGGCCGACCCCTCCACCGGTCAGGTGCTCGACCGCGCGAACAATCGCACCGGCAACGGTCAGATGGACTCCCGGTTCGTCTCAAGCATTGCAGCCACAGGCTTTGGCCTCACGGCACTCTGCATTGCCGACAGCAGACGCTATCTTCCTGCCGACCGCATTCGCCGACGAGTACTTGCCACGCTTCAGTTTCATCTCAGGCCCATGCCTACCGAACATGGCTTCTACTACCATTTCAACGACGTAAAAACCGGCCTGCCTCTGCTCAACATAGAGGTCTCGCCCATCGACACCGCCATTCTTCTGTGCGGCATTCTCACCTGCAGAGCACACTTCAAAGACCCGAAGATCGCCGATCTCGCTACGCAGATCTATAACCGCATTGACTGGCCATGGATGCTGAACGGTGGAAAGACGTTTGCACTGGGTTGGCTTCCAGCCACGGGATTTCTTACACAGCGCTGGGACCACTATGCCGAAATGATGATGCTGTATCTGCTGGCCATCGGCTCCCCCACTCACCCCATTGACCCATCATCCTGGAGCAGCTTTTCGCGTCCGCGTGTGCGCTTTAGCAGCTTCAACTTCATCAGCGGACATGATCCTCTCTTTATTCATCTCTACTCTCACGCATGGTTCGACTTCTATCGCAAGCGCGATGCCTTCGCCGACTACTTCAACAACTCCGTCACGGCTGTTCGCGCACACAAGGCGTTCTGCCTCAGTCTCAATCGGGGATACACCGAAGACTACTGGGGTCTCACGGCGTCCGATTGGATGCACGGCTATACCGCGTGGGGAGGACCGCCGCTGATGGGCCCCATCGACGGTTCTGTCGTTCCGTGCGCCACCGCAGGCTCGCTTCCCTTTCTCACACGAGACTGCCTGCGCGTTCTGCGCTCACTCAAAGACAAGTATGGAGAATATGCATGGGGCCGGTATGGGCCTTGCGATGCCCTCCATCCAAGCCTCTCCTGGTACGACGCAGATGTTCTAGGCATTGACCTTGGCATCAGCCTGCTGATGGCAGAGAACCTGCGCACGGGCTTCGTCTGGAAGACCTTCATGCAGAATCCTGAAGCGGCGAATGCGATGAAACTCGCCGGCTTCCGCAGCTACTGAATATCTGACTGAAACCTATGCAACCTTCACTTGCGCAGATTCATCGGTAGCACTCTGCACAACCGCTGGCTCCTTGAGAGCCTCAGAAGACAGCTTGCTCAGCGGTTTCTCATGCAGCAGCAATTCTGACGCTCGAACAATAGCATTCGCATGGAACCATCTTTGGAAGCAGCTCCCTCTCAGCAGATTTGCCAGTGCGAGCAAGCTCATTCCCTGATGATGCGCCATCCACGATCGCACGATGCGCGGCTCGCTGCCCTCCGTATAGTCGGCTGCTTCATACAATCCATAGTCTCCACTCCAGCCCATTGCTACCATGCTGCGCAGATTTTCAATCGCCGCATTGCGCAACAAGGGCAACGCCAAAAATGTCGAATAAGGTGAAATGACGGGCCCATCTTCAGCGCCATATTTCAACGCCAGTTTTGGGATGCCCCATGCGTGATATCCATAGCGTCCAACCGCATCCGTCTTCGCGAAGCCCGACTCCGATATCCCCCACGGGATGCGCCTTACATGATCGCGCTGTATCCGCACAGCCGATTCAAGCGCCCTTGTAATCAGCGTATTCGGATACATCCGCATCCACAACGCGGGCATCATGTACTCGAACATCGTGCCTGTCCACGAGACCAGGCACTCGCGACCTTTCACCAGCACATGCGACCGGTCCAGACGGAACCAGGACTCCTGATTGATATCGCCTTTCGCCACTGCAAGAAAAGACGCCATGCGTGCCTCGGATGCCAGCAGGTCGTAACACGCGTCATACAACTCGCCAGTCACACCGTCATAGCCAATGGAAAGCAGTTTGCGCGATTTCACCAGCAGAAAACCATACTGCATCTCGTCGGCACAGAGGTATGCACGCGCTGCAATATCCTTGATATCCGCCACCAGCTTCGCAAGTCGTTCCCTGGCCTCGGGAAGCAGCGAACCAAGCTCTGCCGCTAACTTCGCATGATTGAGGTCGACGATCTGCTCTTCGCTTAGCCCGGCAAGTCTTCGGTCCAGATCGTCAACAAACCTGACAGCCTCAACTAAGGCTGGGACTTTATGGAGTCCTACCATCGCACTGTGCACTAGTAACATGCTGAAACGCGGCAATAACCATGGGATATACGCCTCGACAAACTCACGGAATCGCTCGCGAATGCGCTGGCGTTCATCGTCAACCCAGCTTCCCTCGCGCACTGTCTTCGTTTCCGCGATTTGACGGTTCAGGGCTTCTTCACTCACAAGCGGCAGCTTCAATAGCTCCAGCGCACCTGCATGCAGAGAATAAAACGACGCAGCAAGATTCCCGCTATCCACTGCCGACACGGTCTTCGGCGAGATCGCCTCCAGCCTCTCGATGTCATACCAGTTGTAGATATGGCCGCGCTGCTTCTCCAAACGATCATAAGTGTCCAGAGTCCCCAGGGTCGCAGCGGCAAATTCATCAGCATGGATAAAGCCAAAATCGCACGCCGCCTGACGAGCATTCAGAAGCATTCCAAGGTTCGTGGGTGACAACTTCCTCACCTCCAGCCTGTCTTTCTCCTCCACGTTGTCGGGAATCAACCAGTGATTTTTTGGCCCGCCAAACTCAGCAAAGTAACGCCATATAAGCAACGCCTGACGTTCAAGAAACTCCCGCTCCGAAGTCTTCAAAGGCCCTTCCTCAGAACGGGGAAGCGAATTGAGCCAGGAGATAACGGCCGGCGCCAGCGCCCACAATATCAGTACAGGAAAAGCCGCAAACAACGCCTGCGGCCGTGCGAGGCTCAAACCCATGGCGATGGTCAAAGCAATCACAGGCGACAGCTTCAGATAAGTATCCAGCGACCCGCGAGTTCCGCCCGCTTCCGACTGCGCCGCCGTCTCCCAGTCCAATAGATTCCGTCCCGACAGATACGTGCGATTGAGCGAGCGAATGATCGCATCCAGCGAAAGCATCATGTGATGCGGCAAGAAGATCAGGTTCAGCAACGTAATGCCGAGCGATGAGAACAGCGTCGCGAAGGCGTCGCGAACCGAGGCCAGACTTCTGCTTACAAGCGCGCGGACCATGTTGAAACCCATCTGAATGATTCCCGGCAGCAGCACAAGAATCAGTACCGTCACCGTCCAGTAGAGCGCGCCGCCTGGAAGAAAAAACCATCCGAAGACGAACAACAGGAAAGTGACAGGTTCAATCAGGCTTCTGCGAAGATTGTCGAGAATCTTCCATCGCGAGATGGTGCTAATCGGGTTTGGCGCAATGCGGCCAAACTCATCGGGCACTGCGCTGAACAGCCACCGCAATATCTGCCAGTCGCCCCGCAGCCAGCGATGCTTGCGCCGCGTGTGCGCAGAATAGTGCGACGGATAATCGTCAATCACTTCAATGTCCGAGACAAGCCCCGCACGGGCATAAGCACCCTCGATCAGATCGTGAGACAGCAGCGCGTTTCGCGGAAACCTGTGATTCAGGACGTGATGGAACGCGTTGAGGTCATAAATGCCCTTGCCAGTAAATATGCCTTCGCCAAACAGGTCCTGATATGCATCGGACACCGCGCGCGCATAGACATCGAACCCTGTCTCGCCTGAGTACAGCGCGGCCAGTCTCGAACGCGATGCGGACGACACGCTCACCCCGACACGAGGTTGCAAAATGCCGTAACCTGCTGTCACAATACGCAGCCGGGGATGAATAATAGCGCGGTTCAGTGGATGCGCCATCGTTCCCACCATCCGCGCCGCTGCGCCCCAGGGAAGCTGCGTGTCTGAGTCCAGGGTGATGATGTAACAGATCCGCGCCAGAACGCCGAGCGGACCAACCTTCCTCGGGAAACTGTCCCACTCGCCAAGCAGCAGCTTATTCAGGTCCAGCAGTTTACCTCGCTTCCGTTCCCATCCCATCCACACGCCTTGCCTTGCGTTGAAGGCACGGTGTCTGTGCAGCAGCAGAAACGAACCTCCCTTATGCTTTGCATACTTCACATTCAGCGCGTCAATAGCGCGAGCGGCGAAGTCCACAAGCGGGCCTTCGTCGGGATCGAGAGGACGTGCCGTCGCATCCGGCAGGTCCGTCAGGAGAGCGAAGTGCAGGTTGGGATCCTGATTGCAAAGAAAGCGCGACTCCAATTCATCCAGCAGGTCCTGCACCTGCCGCTCATTCAGCAACAGCGTCGGCACTACCACAAGAGTTGCCGAGTCCTGTGGAATACCCTTTGAGAAGTCCAGCTTCGGAAGCGACTCGGTCTTCATCAACGCTGAAACCGTCCCGTTAACCAGGTCGACTGCGCCCTGTGTCGCAGGCAGCAGAGCAAGCAGCAAGGCTGCCATCACCGGCCAGAACTCATGGTGCGGAACCAAGGGGAGGATCATCGCGGTAATCAGCAGCAGCGCAAGAACGAACGTCCCAAGGATGTAGAACTCTTCGTTGTAACTGCGGACAATGTCCCTCAGCCTTTCAACCATCGGTGGACGAAAACCGATACGGGCCTTCAGTTCGCGCACGCCATCGGCAACGAGGTAGTAGCCAACATGCGACTTCCTCCGCGCCATGCGCGCATCGCCATGGTCAATGCGCGAAGCCGCCTGGGCCAGCTCCAGTGCAATCTGCGCCGTCTGCAGCTCGCTCGTATCCGCATGACGCGCCAGCTCGGAAATGCGCGAACGATAGAATCCGCGCGTGTCCTCTTCCATCGCCCCGTACACGCCGACCGGATCTTGTCGAAGCACGGCATCGAATGCAATCAACGGCTCAAGTATCTCGCGCCACTCTGTCTGGCTCATACGCCGCAAACTATGAATCGACGCAGAGAAAGGAGACCGCTCAACTGGCGGCAGCTCGCCGGCGGCAAATACCGTGTCGGCTCGATTGAGGATGAACTCCAACTGAGCCAGTCGCAGTGCATCGGGCAACAGTTGTATCTCGCGCAATAGTAGCGGGTCATGCTTTTGCAACTGCTCCACAAAGATCGAGAGCGACCTTCGCGACCAGATACCGTCCGCACACGCCAGATAGCTTCCCGCAATATGCACGATCTGAGGAAGACTGCCCGCTGGTGCGAGATTCGCGAAAGGGACCTCGCGGTAAATCTCGTTACCTCCATCACAGCGCGGCACTGTCGCTTCAAACATACGCAAGCTCTCAACCAACTCGAGCTTCGGTGTAAGCTCCGTGACCGAGGTACCCAGCTTCCATCGCGGGGCTGCTTCTTTCAATCGTGTGCGCAGACCTTCCAGATACCTTCTGAGATTTTCCTCTCCACTGCCTGGCAATTCCCGGCGTAACTCGCGCGCCAGCGCATCTGCCGCGCCGCGCAGCTCTGCCTCGTTCGCCGTAGGCTCCTCCGGCAAACCCGCCGACGGCGTATCCAGTATTGGGGCCGTCAACGACGAGACGTGCATATCTTCGGACAAAGCCATCTATCCCATCTTTCCTCGTGCACACAATCGAGCGCTCAATCGCGCACTGTGTCCCAACGGCTTATCGATAACTGGCCGCCTGCATCTCAAACATGCCGGCATAGATTCCACCGGCCGCCATCAGTTGTTGGTGATTTCCCTCTTCAATCAGCCGGCCACCCAATAGAACCACAATACGATCGACCATCCTCACGGTCGAGAAGCGGTGCGAAATCAACAGCGCCATCTTCCCTTCCGTCAACTCCGCGAACCGTTCGAAGACCTCAAGCTCGCTGCGCGCATCGAGAGCCGCTGTGGGCTCGTCCAATATCAGCAACTCTGCATCGCGCAGATACGCGCGCGCCAAGGCGATCTTCTGCCACTCTCCGCCTGAAAGTTCAACGCCGCCTTCAAACCGGCGTCCCAGCATCTGGTCGTAGCCTCCAGAGAGTTTCTCAATCACCGTATCGGCCAGACTCTTCTGCGCAGCCGACTCCAGATCCAAAGCCGTGTGCGGTTTGTCCACGCGGCCAATCGCGATATTCTCCCGCGCCGTCATCTCAAAGCGCACAAAGTCCTGAAAGATCACACCGATGTTCCGATGCAGGTCTTCAAGCGCATACTCACGCAGGTCGATTCCATCCAGAAAAATCTGGCCCTCTGTCGGATCGTACAGACGCGTAATCAGCTTCACGACCGTCGTCTTGCCCTGGCCGTTCTCCCCAATCAGAGCAATGCGCTCCCCGGGTCGCAACACCATATTGAAGTCCTTCAACACACGTCGCGTTGTCCCGGGATACGCAAATGAGACGTTGCGAAACTCAAAGCCCGTTTCGATACGCGCCGGGAAGCGGCGCCCTTGCGGGTTGGCATTCACAGTCGGTTCCATCTCAAAAAAAGCAAGCAGGTCCGTCAGGAAGAGCGCCTGGTCGGCGATACCGGATGCCGTTGAAAACACCTGCTGTAGATTCGAGCTGGCTTGCTGGATCGCAGTCGTCAGGAAGTAGAACTGGCCGATGTCATAGCGTCCGCCAAGCGTGCGCCAGATCACATAGATGTACGCTCCGTAGTAGCCCAGCGTGCCGACAATGCCCAGCAACCCGCCCAGCAACAGCTTCGAGCGTGCCAACTTCACATCCTCGCGATAGATCTGGTCCGCAAGCGCCTTGAAGCGATTCGTAAAGAAGCCATGAAGCCCGAAGAGCTTGACCTCTTTTGCGCCATCGCGGCTTCCTGCAACCTGTCGCAGATAATCCATCTGCCGCTTGGCTGTGGTCTGGCGAAAGTTCTTCGCGTATCCAAGAAACGCAAAGTGCGTTTCCCCCAGAAACGAAGGCAGCACTCCCACCAGTAGCAGTAGCACCAGCCACGGCGAAGCCCATGCCAGCGCGGCGGAGAATGCGGCCGTCGTAATCACCTGCTGTATCAGGCGACCCATCTGCTGGATCATGACCAGCCGATCCGTGGCCTGTCCCCGCGCTCTCTCCAGACGGTCATAGAAGGCCGGGTCTTCATACGTCGTCAGGTCGAGCCGCGCGGCCTGATCCATCACGCGTACGCTGACAAGCTGCGTGTAACGGTTCGCGAGCAACGCATCTGTGTAGTCGATCGCCCTCATCAACAGGCCGAGAGCAACATTCAACGCCACCTCTGCGGCTACCAGGTACCAAAAGTTCTGGCCCAGCTTCTCTCCGTGCAGTACAGCGGCGACATCATTCAGGATGTATTGCGCAACCTTTGCAATACCAAACGGCAGTACCGCAACAAAGAGTCGTAAGATCAAACCCCACGTAACCACCCACGGACCGGAGTCCCATAGAATGCGCAGAACGGGCGGCACGTTGCGGAGCGCTCGCAGGCGCTCCAGCCACGGGCTCTGGGCATTTGCAGAGTCTCGACGTTCGTTCATAGCGCGTAATCGCTTTTGTTTATTCTTTATCCCGCCACACATCAAACGACGAATAGCAACTGCCATCCCACCGCTCTTCTTCAGTCTGGGATGCGCAATTTCTCGCTAGCGTTGGATGCGGAGCCAGGCCGGCGCTGCGCAACCCAGCCGTTTCCAGCAGAAACGGCCAGCACGCTCCAGGCTCGCCGGCCGTTACGCTATCTTGTTCTTTGCCTACTTCTGCGTTACGCGCAGCGCAATCCTTCGATTCTGCTGCCTACCCTCCTCCGTCGAGTTGTCGCCCACGGGATACTGGTCGCCATAACCCTCTGAGGCGAGCCGCGAAGCATCGATACCCTTCGCCACCAAAGCATCCATGACATTTTTGGCCCGGGCCGTCGAAAGAGCCATGTTTGCCGCAGGGTCGCCCGTATTGTCCGTATATCCGCCAAGCTTCAAATTTACGTTTGGATACGCCCTAAGAATCTCAGCGATGTTGTTCAACTGCTCTTCTGAAGACGCCTGTAGTGTTGCCTTCCCCGTGTCGAAGGTCAGCCGGTCGAAGTTGAACCACGTTGTGCTGTCAACCTGCTTCGAACTGTCCTGAATGAACGCAAGCAGCTTGTTCTCCACGCCGAACTGCGGGATATTCAATTCCACACCGTTCGGCAGCTTCGTCTTGAAAAAATCCCCAAGAGCAGACATCGCCGACGAAGCTGTATTGGCGGCATCCTGCATCGTCTCTTTCGATGGCTCCTTGCGGTTGAAGAACCAGAGGATTCCCAGCAATAGTGCGGCAAGAATCACAACCGGCCACAGCCACTTGTTCGTTGTTGCAGCCGCCTGCGCAGGAACGGCTGTCGAAAGACTTGGGATCCCACCTGCAAACAGAGTACGGAACCCCGCAGGCAAAAGCTCTTGCAGCTTGGGGGATTCGTTCTTCAGCGAGCTAACCAGGCTTGCCGGACTTGCATTGTTGTCTTGAACGAACCTGCTTAGCCCTCCCAGTACCAGAGGAGCGCCCATACTGAGCAGCGAACCTGCCTTACTTGCTCCGAGCCCTGAGAACTGGCCAATCGCATCGGTCACCGCTCCCATGCGCGATCCAAAGATCAGCGCAAGAAACTTGCCGCCCAGGTCCCCAAGCGGCGAAGCTGCACCGGCACCTGTAACAGCCGAGGCCGGGTTCGAGACCAACCCCGAAAGAGCGCCTGTCGTCGCCGGGTTCGTCAACATGCCGAAGAGCTGGCCGATAAAGCCAGGCTCATCCGCCTTCGATACCAGTCCCGATAGCATTGCAGCAGCACCGCCCTGCAACCCGCGTTGAATGGTCTCGCTCGATTCACCCATCTGTGAGGCGAGCGCGCTCGATACCTGGGGCCCAATAAAATCCATAACACTGTCAATGATGGAGCTGGACATAGTTCCTCCTGTTTCTCGCTTC
The genomic region above belongs to Acidobacteriota bacterium and contains:
- a CDS encoding glycosyl hydrolase family 39; its protein translation is MISPPKKQRIPSLVHVTTAAIFALAGTVGAQTHPGHQAAGETLKIDARAQGTPFPHYWETVFGSGRAILSLRDSYRTDLRAVRQITAIQSVRFHGIFMDDVGLYDPGRKPIQFAQMKNANAASAENTGIYNFSYIDQIYDGLLDNGVRPFVELSFMPKKLASDPNALHPFWYKQNVSPPKDYADWDAMIAAFAQHLIDRYGLDEVSHWNFEVWNEPNIDFWAGKPAKATYFELYDHTALTLKKVNRRLRVGGPATAQAAWTGDFLRHCKEKNIPVDFASSHVYANDTAKDVFHTDETIPRDRMVCRAVRKVHDEIAASPLPSTPLIFSEYNASYANEPNVTDSIYMGPWLAATISQCDGLTESMSYWTFSDVFEEQGIVRSPFYGGFGLLAEDHIPKPAYNAFFMLHQLGDRRLPLASESALATRRSDGAVVVALWNYAPPDGTGASYTPPPASRGLSKTFALQVAGISANAGATILRLDEDHGNVIKAYDAMGRPPFPSRKQIADLRKAGEPAPPEQMMLKDSRVTVQVPPQGLVLITFFNPKAR
- a CDS encoding glycosyl transferase translates to MALSEDMHVSSLTAPILDTPSAGLPEEPTANEAELRGAADALARELRRELPGSGEENLRRYLEGLRTRLKEAAPRWKLGTSVTELTPKLELVESLRMFEATVPRCDGGNEIYREVPFANLAPAGSLPQIVHIAGSYLACADGIWSRRSLSIFVEQLQKHDPLLLREIQLLPDALRLAQLEFILNRADTVFAAGELPPVERSPFSASIHSLRRMSQTEWREILEPLIAFDAVLRQDPVGVYGAMEEDTRGFYRSRISELARHADTSELQTAQIALELAQAASRIDHGDARMARRKSHVGYYLVADGVRELKARIGFRPPMVERLRDIVRSYNEEFYILGTFVLALLLITAMILPLVPHHEFWPVMAALLLALLPATQGAVDLVNGTVSALMKTESLPKLDFSKGIPQDSATLVVVPTLLLNERQVQDLLDELESRFLCNQDPNLHFALLTDLPDATARPLDPDEGPLVDFAARAIDALNVKYAKHKGGSFLLLHRHRAFNARQGVWMGWERKRGKLLDLNKLLLGEWDSFPRKVGPLGVLARICYIITLDSDTQLPWGAAARMVGTMAHPLNRAIIHPRLRIVTAGYGILQPRVGVSVSSASRSRLAALYSGETGFDVYARAVSDAYQDLFGEGIFTGKGIYDLNAFHHVLNHRFPRNALLSHDLIEGAYARAGLVSDIEVIDDYPSHYSAHTRRKHRWLRGDWQILRWLFSAVPDEFGRIAPNPISTISRWKILDNLRRSLIEPVTFLLFVFGWFFLPGGALYWTVTVLILVLLPGIIQMGFNMVRALVSRSLASVRDAFATLFSSLGITLLNLIFLPHHMMLSLDAIIRSLNRTYLSGRNLLDWETAAQSEAGGTRGSLDTYLKLSPVIALTIAMGLSLARPQALFAAFPVLILWALAPAVISWLNSLPRSEEGPLKTSEREFLERQALLIWRYFAEFGGPKNHWLIPDNVEEKDRLEVRKLSPTNLGMLLNARQAACDFGFIHADEFAAATLGTLDTYDRLEKQRGHIYNWYDIERLEAISPKTVSAVDSGNLAASFYSLHAGALELLKLPLVSEEALNRQIAETKTVREGSWVDDERQRIRERFREFVEAYIPWLLPRFSMLLVHSAMVGLHKVPALVEAVRFVDDLDRRLAGLSEEQIVDLNHAKLAAELGSLLPEARERLAKLVADIKDIAARAYLCADEMQYGFLLVKSRKLLSIGYDGVTGELYDACYDLLASEARMASFLAVAKGDINQESWFRLDRSHVLVKGRECLVSWTGTMFEYMMPALWMRMYPNTLITRALESAVRIQRDHVRRIPWGISESGFAKTDAVGRYGYHAWGIPKLALKYGAEDGPVISPYSTFLALPLLRNAAIENLRSMVAMGWSGDYGLYEAADYTEGSEPRIVRSWMAHHQGMSLLALANLLRGSCFQRWFHANAIVRASELLLHEKPLSKLSSEALKEPAVVQSATDESAQVKVA
- a CDS encoding ABC transporter ATP-binding protein → MNERRDSANAQSPWLERLRALRNVPPVLRILWDSGPWVVTWGLILRLFVAVLPFGIAKVAQYILNDVAAVLHGEKLGQNFWYLVAAEVALNVALGLLMRAIDYTDALLANRYTQLVSVRVMDQAARLDLTTYEDPAFYDRLERARGQATDRLVMIQQMGRLIQQVITTAAFSAALAWASPWLVLLLLVGVLPSFLGETHFAFLGYAKNFRQTTAKRQMDYLRQVAGSRDGAKEVKLFGLHGFFTNRFKALADQIYREDVKLARSKLLLGGLLGIVGTLGYYGAYIYVIWRTLGGRYDIGQFYFLTTAIQQASSNLQQVFSTASGIADQALFLTDLLAFFEMEPTVNANPQGRRFPARIETGFEFRNVSFAYPGTTRRVLKDFNMVLRPGERIALIGENGQGKTTVVKLITRLYDPTEGQIFLDGIDLREYALEDLHRNIGVIFQDFVRFEMTARENIAIGRVDKPHTALDLESAAQKSLADTVIEKLSGGYDQMLGRRFEGGVELSGGEWQKIALARAYLRDAELLILDEPTAALDARSELEVFERFAELTEGKMALLISHRFSTVRMVDRIVVLLGGRLIEEGNHQQLMAAGGIYAGMFEMQAASYR
- a CDS encoding OmpA family protein, which produces MSSSIIDSVMDFIGPQVSSALASQMGESSETIQRGLQGGAAAMLSGLVSKADEPGFIGQLFGMLTNPATTGALSGLVSNPASAVTGAGAASPLGDLGGKFLALIFGSRMGAVTDAIGQFSGLGASKAGSLLSMGAPLVLGGLSRFVQDNNASPASLVSSLKNESPKLQELLPAGFRTLFAGGIPSLSTAVPAQAAATTNKWLWPVVILAALLLGILWFFNRKEPSKETMQDAANTASSAMSALGDFFKTKLPNGVELNIPQFGVENKLLAFIQDSSKQVDSTTWFNFDRLTFDTGKATLQASSEEQLNNIAEILRAYPNVNLKLGGYTDNTGDPAANMALSTARAKNVMDALVAKGIDASRLASEGYGDQYPVGDNSTEEGRQQNRRIALRVTQK